TATTTGCCGTATTTGCCATTGCTGATATGTTCATCATCAGATAAAATCTCACTATGGCACGTATCCTCGCAATTGACTACGGAAAGAAAAGAACAGGGCTGGCAGTAACCGATCCGTTACAGCTGATAGCCACCGGCCTGACTACGGTCGCTACCCACGACCTGATCCCCTATCTCAAAAAATACCTGGTACAGGAACAGGTTGAACTGTTCCTGATCGGAGAGCCGAAGAACCTGGATGGTGGCGCGACAGATGCTACTGCACTGGTGACCGAATGTGTGCGTATCCTGCAGAAGAACTTTCCGCAGGTGCCTGTAAAGAAAGTTGATGAGCGCTTTACATCCAAAATGGCTTTCCAGACAATGATAGACAGTGGCCTTAAAAAGAAGGACCGCCAGAATAAGGCGCTGGTCGACGAGATCAGTGCGACTATCATTCTGCAGGAATATTTGCAGAATAAGTAATTCCTAATTCATCCTTACCTTTGCATTTCTGAAAAAAATATAAAATGATTCTACCTATAGTTGCTTACGGTCATCCGGTATTACGTAAAATGTGTGAAGATATAACCCCTGATTACCCTCAGTTAGAGCAACTGATCGCCAATATGTGGGAAACCATGTATGCTTCCAATGGTGTAGGACTGGCTGCTCCGCAGATCAACAGGCCTATCCGCCTTTTCGTGGTTGATAGTGAACAGATCATCAACAGCCTGGAAGAGGATGAGAAGAAAGACTATCCTGGCGATAATGGTATAAAACAGACATTTATCAATGCACATATAGTAAGCACCGGCGGAGAAGAATGGGCGTACAACGAAGGTTGCCTCAGTATCCCTAAAGTGCGTGAAGACGTGTACCGTCCGGAAACCGTAACCATACGTTATGTAGACGAGCAATTCCAGCCTCAGGAAAAAACCTTCTCCGGCATCACTGCCCGTGTCATCTTCCATGAATACGATCACATCGATGGTAAATTGTTCATCGACCACCTGAAGCCATTAAAGCGCAGGATGATCAAAGGTAAGCTCGAGGATATCTCCAAAGGCAAGATCCGCGTGGATTATAAGATGGTATTTCATAAATAAAATAGGTTAAAATTTTGTAATGTAACAAATCCCGATTATTTTAGTGCCTGCAAACTAATACAATACATTGGGAGCAGCAGTCACATATACAGAATCGGAACTCGTACTTGGCCTTAAAGCCAGGAGTGAGAAACATTTCGGTTATTTATATGATCATTATTCACCAGCATTATATGGTATTGCGCTTAAAGTGCTGAACGATGAGGCAATCGCTGGTGATGTGCTGCAGGAAATCTTTCTCAAGATCTGGCGTGGTATTGATCGTTACGATACCGATAAGGGACGCCTGTTTACCTGGATGGTAAATATCGCCCGTAATACCGCCATTGATACACTCCGCTCAAAGGCCCATAAAATGGGGCAGAAGGTTGCAGAATTAGGGAGCAACGCTCTTGCATCTGACCAGCTGGCTATTTATCCTTCTGTAGATCATCTCGGATTGGTGAAAGTGCTGGAACAGCTCAGCAAGGAACAACGTGTTATTATAGACCTGGCTTATTATAAAGGATGTACGCAGGATGAAATAGCGAAGATATTGGACATCCCTCTGGGAACGGTGAAGACCAGGATGCGTAATGCGATCATACAATTGCGGAATATTTTAAAACAGATCTAAGCAAGTGGATGTTCAACGTTACATATCGTCCGGTATTATCGAAAACCATATTGCGGGATTGCTCTCCGAGCCTGAGTCCCGTGAAGTGGTCAGCGCTATGCAGCAGTATCCGGAAGTAGGTGCTGCAGCTGATGCTGTACAACAGGATATGGAGTACTATATTCAGTTATGGGCCCATAAACCGCCGGCAGGTATCAAACGTCAGCTGATGGAACGTCTCCGCACAGCTGATGTAACCGAAGCTCCTGCTGCTACAGCCGCGCCTGAAACAGTGAAAGAGAAGACTGTTAAAGAAAAAGCAGTCGGCCAAAAAGCGGTTAAAGAAAAAGAAACGTACGACAACCCTTTCCCTGAAGATATTAAAGAAGGTGCCTCACCACTGCGTATATGGCAATACAGTACGGCTGCGGCTGTACTACTGCTGCTGGGAAGTGTGACCATGAACGTCCTTTCCTATGGTGATTCCGTGGGTGCCAGACAGGAAAATGCATCATTGCAGTCTGAACAGGCTGCACTCACTACAGAGAAAGATGCCCTGAAGGAACAGCTGGAATCAGTTCATAAAGAAATGGCCATTATGAAGGACCCTTCTTTCAAATGGACACGCATGCCTGCTGTTGGTAAACATACCGGTATAGTAGCTACGGTCGGTTGGAACCCTCAGTCGAAAGAGACATTCATCCTGGCTCAGGCATTACCGGAACCACCTGCAGATAAGCAATATCAGCTTTGGGCCATCGTTAACGGTAAGCCAATCGATGCCGGCGTTTTTGAACTGGGAGATAAAGCTCACTCCATACAGAAAGTGAAGCCTGTAGACAATGCCCAGGTTTTTGCAGTTACACTCGAAAAGAAAGGGGGGAGTCCTTCCCCGACACTGGACCAGATGTTCGTAGCTGGCAAGGTTTCTGGTTGACCATCCTATTCATTTTACTTCTTTCCTCCAACTATAGCGCTCATTATCAATTATTCCGTAATAATTGCTATCTTTCCTTTATTATTGCATTCCCATTAACCATCTATTAGGATTTATTTGGATTGTAACATCAGGTTGTACCGGTAACAGTGCGTGTACTGTAGCACCTGCAGCTGAATGTAGTGAACACTGTGAAAAGTATTTTTAACAAAATTATTAACTGTTTTGGAATCCGCGTTCACATATACGGAATCTGAGCTGGTGCAGGGGCTGAAAGCCAAAGACCAGAAGGTATTCGGCTACCTGTATGACCGATATTCACCTGCCTTGTACGGGGTAGCACTTAAAGTGCTCAACGACGAAGGCAACGCGAATGATGTATTGCAGGAAGTGTTCCTAAAGATCTGGCGTAACATTGACCGGTACGATGAAAGCAAGGGACGCTTGTTCACCTGGATGCTCAATATTACCCGTAACTCTGCGATAGATACGCTCCGTTCTAAGGCACATAAAATGGATCAGAAAATCCAAGACATTGGGGATGACGTACATTTATATACAGGTAATTTAACTGTACACCCATCCGTTGACCATCTTGGACTTTCAAAGGTTCTTGAGAAACTGACTAAAGAACAACGAATCATCATTGATTTAGCGTACTATAAAGGTTGCACCCAGGAAGAAATATCCAAGGTGCTGGAAATACCTTTGGGTACTGTAAAAACAAGGATGAGAAATGCTATCATCCAATTACGAAACTTGTTAAAATTAGTATAGAGTGGACGCATCACGTTTCATATCGTCCGGGTTGATCGAAGCTTATGTTATAGGCGTAGCCACCTCCAACGAAGTAGAGGAGCTGGAGCGTGGTATGGCACAGTTTCCGGAAGTAAAGGCTGCAGTAGATGACTGCCAGCTTGATATGGAGCAGTACATTACCTTACAGGCTAAAACTCCGCCTGCTTCTGTCAGGGAAAACATTCTCAACATCATCGCTGAAGAAGAAACAGCCCGTGAAAACGGCACCTATGTTGAAGAAACAACTTTCTCCTTTGATCCTCCTGAAAAGAAGCTCGTAAGCAGTGCCTGGCGCTGGCTCGCCGCTGCCATCTTCGTATTACTCATCGGTAGTGCCGCAATGAATTATATATTCTTCGGACAGATCAATGACTACAAAGGACGCTACGAAGCATTGGTCGCTTCGCAAAATACACTCGCATCAGAATCTAATATCTACCGCGCACGCATGGAACAGATGGAGAAATCTATCAACATCTTCAAAGATCCTGCTATAAAAACGGTAAAGATGCCGGGTACCAAACCTTTCCCTACTGCCATGGCTACCGTATTCTGGAACCAGCAGTCGAAGGAAGTGTTCCTCATGGCCAACAATCTCCCGCAACCCGCTGCTGACAAGCAATACCAACTCTGGGCTATCGTAGGTGGCAAACCCGTTGATATGGGTGTGATAGATACCAACGATACCAGCGAACTGCTGCACAAAATGAAATCCATCGACAACGCTGAAGTGTTTGCCATCACCCTCGAAAACAGAGGTGGTAGCGCTGAACCTACACTTGATCAGATGTATGTCGCAGGAAAAGCCAGCTAAACAAGAAAATACATAA
The DNA window shown above is from Chitinophaga agri and carries:
- a CDS encoding anti-sigma factor, whose translation is MDVQRYISSGIIENHIAGLLSEPESREVVSAMQQYPEVGAAADAVQQDMEYYIQLWAHKPPAGIKRQLMERLRTADVTEAPAATAAPETVKEKTVKEKAVGQKAVKEKETYDNPFPEDIKEGASPLRIWQYSTAAAVLLLLGSVTMNVLSYGDSVGARQENASLQSEQAALTTEKDALKEQLESVHKEMAIMKDPSFKWTRMPAVGKHTGIVATVGWNPQSKETFILAQALPEPPADKQYQLWAIVNGKPIDAGVFELGDKAHSIQKVKPVDNAQVFAVTLEKKGGSPSPTLDQMFVAGKVSG
- a CDS encoding RNA polymerase sigma factor codes for the protein MGAAVTYTESELVLGLKARSEKHFGYLYDHYSPALYGIALKVLNDEAIAGDVLQEIFLKIWRGIDRYDTDKGRLFTWMVNIARNTAIDTLRSKAHKMGQKVAELGSNALASDQLAIYPSVDHLGLVKVLEQLSKEQRVIIDLAYYKGCTQDEIAKILDIPLGTVKTRMRNAIIQLRNILKQI
- the def gene encoding peptide deformylase; the encoded protein is MILPIVAYGHPVLRKMCEDITPDYPQLEQLIANMWETMYASNGVGLAAPQINRPIRLFVVDSEQIINSLEEDEKKDYPGDNGIKQTFINAHIVSTGGEEWAYNEGCLSIPKVREDVYRPETVTIRYVDEQFQPQEKTFSGITARVIFHEYDHIDGKLFIDHLKPLKRRMIKGKLEDISKGKIRVDYKMVFHK
- a CDS encoding RNA polymerase sigma factor, which codes for MESAFTYTESELVQGLKAKDQKVFGYLYDRYSPALYGVALKVLNDEGNANDVLQEVFLKIWRNIDRYDESKGRLFTWMLNITRNSAIDTLRSKAHKMDQKIQDIGDDVHLYTGNLTVHPSVDHLGLSKVLEKLTKEQRIIIDLAYYKGCTQEEISKVLEIPLGTVKTRMRNAIIQLRNLLKLV
- a CDS encoding anti-sigma factor, producing MDASRFISSGLIEAYVIGVATSNEVEELERGMAQFPEVKAAVDDCQLDMEQYITLQAKTPPASVRENILNIIAEEETARENGTYVEETTFSFDPPEKKLVSSAWRWLAAAIFVLLIGSAAMNYIFFGQINDYKGRYEALVASQNTLASESNIYRARMEQMEKSINIFKDPAIKTVKMPGTKPFPTAMATVFWNQQSKEVFLMANNLPQPAADKQYQLWAIVGGKPVDMGVIDTNDTSELLHKMKSIDNAEVFAITLENRGGSAEPTLDQMYVAGKAS
- the ruvX gene encoding Holliday junction resolvase RuvX; translation: MARILAIDYGKKRTGLAVTDPLQLIATGLTTVATHDLIPYLKKYLVQEQVELFLIGEPKNLDGGATDATALVTECVRILQKNFPQVPVKKVDERFTSKMAFQTMIDSGLKKKDRQNKALVDEISATIILQEYLQNK